In Apis cerana isolate GH-2021 linkage group LG5, AcerK_1.0, whole genome shotgun sequence, a single genomic region encodes these proteins:
- the LOC107994427 gene encoding protein unc-79 homolog isoform X9 has product MGTRFAAFSLKLTSLHDYYQRLLHGSQPVPSGLDMANTLKFFSQMLLSLLKEVREAPLEMVKSQKYDAERMALYPNLDYKQLYNALTQLIDVVSSIHAGLQAFGQALLQCIACLLPFLDHDLIDNVAYLTASSISVLPLELHQDIVNYLCFYILPFTITRKTEDGTENAASQSIAAVIMMIFQYSTNPAHHCQLLECLMALKPGVVKDILCVVAYGTAPARASAAKLLFYYWPSFNPNLFDRRAVLVKFANDLAPFVCQRDSCPNAGSAEAGKVCYDHRISITFASETPPPMYLCIECANEIHRSHPNQMFYDILHPMQQVSMICENKNCKATDKSAISVCFSTECASYNGNHPIRYCHKCHNNRHDKGRGEDHVYHTALPHISKLDSQTQTYMVQAIVSLLKEAEPLSMDSNRDISEISTNKDSAGFPGSGSSGGGSGGSGGQFDSATLEERQLLGRYGVWLLVGLCTPNQETSIEILGRLLSMLFHWFHVTAYSFDGTKKSLMHLIFSVGQAESALEKLKTEYVCGWLSEVMKTHYEVFISCLLPHPADYVRVGGHWETLASRTSHLKDGLNRLFCLVPYEVITPDVWDYVMPHWMEAMVNDVPEYELHELKMILCKILDRDMSPLGFDAKKMYNFVAKRFVNTCAKVQEQALNWLQTLTMLEISIPLCQLFSMFSDGVAVMGAMNSTESEQKPSKGTKKEDDEGNAICSVVENESGKSTPLSDDVVPTPRHMEFTTNAELNLSCCILMLDILLKQMELQNVDKHTGISTWVCKDACRLMKSILASNWNNCHVCATNSECTYCESSVIWHQLCLQLVTYMAPENPAYPPDKIVDESAEEHGRKSPEASRKGDSKSDVVISMPVPEMHSVGGVLAHMPQFFEQIMTATVETVSEQLDLAAIMPTEKVMSAFARAVTLSETDVATATVSVAKPRIIGENDEPLNLSPENETDDFWHTSVGKFRFNIEDLPEQLQYIHKLLKEIMTIDKPDILYYMLQCLNVMCLYGDAFNMAVKDHQGFFIWCQENLLIKNLWELLNGEHSHIAHVTVPLLLHCVTLPCGIDTFWRLIQEEFHNSDWRIRFVAVERVTLIARFMDSTPLRNVISLQAALANAFCYLIASMDDINVYVAQRATLYLGTIHDTAMRSLILCLETQFDSVIVDRPMVLQSLYQLHNSLSDRHILTWEFFLNRFDALFLEAQINLERSGDIPYLRDLRNTDLNSEIFMKKLHRAQEALSQSEGSGTNSIKTLSASFGTKWPYKRTMSAPASMIPRQDTKQEKEKVYSRQYSAPILKRKSSRFGLGQLLGSTPPNNSIPDGHVHSLNMVDETSALPGYTHKIVDLEEADKETMHLLVFLLMQFLSRQDQAYPTDEKPLSKTQGIVLRHLYLLLGYNQTERIFHTSPQRLRVSPVFNVFIANLPQLLDQNHVMGWMMTPPVLAILQHCPCPPQGVPPSDHQTPTYSLWYLEPHNRRSWLMSLLVILYKCQYGQQPWCNQLQVLIKIVLNTLDTQHHQCKRIPATVVMSAPSRSRDVSQPSLGVDHELMTMGDMNAESPPMRTPIVSVHQRSPGPTHSQMETHWEESTPTCRYMNKHSSGGSLGELEETPIAVTRSISLHGSRITTDILTKTDWNNQNVIKKSEGISRPTWFLGSEEESHQSTKIGPQKKWSVHEGVKMMVTSTLLTGQADLQRYTSRIEKVTERAEKGILDKAIPEKPATEKAAQERNVTVQIAFNGDIASSKPFGLSTALATTLPAQVQKYDFSKEKMPPTGSSNSDSPNSKQLGRQKRIEQTVTIASPVSPGQVVTVTSSDQSSSPAVSSISSQITSTDNGQHPSWNEPPHPLTAPTVERLLPIGTTIRPTGPRPAQRILRCEDTYGSPESPLSKMDVLTVSSSFDQDSETCISSDITSPRSISQLEFPLPERLLPVGPHRDFTGLVEHVRQVLGVREIEDSNKYNNGNSGKTDGQAPIKQDSTTSENMSASLVPTSNEIQSSRSTSPRRLIKQVALESPPPAIESSDYPVRAFDPDRRGRAKDHVRIQRDKRKDSITGHDGPLTRRAESWSGPQLQPNFDIASQQAYHADFNLKQSLFRIGDDCIYERCSECGTIKEEYSDEELGLCIINLGTFIHREPSLAAPLLPEILRVVTKVALNAMYPWQSETNMHLPGGAISVAHQFLRCVLHQLAPNGVFLQMFQTHLNENTRMQFFKSVTQALVDFNELNPIAPLQLLLEALNAKKSLPMERLPIILFNIACYLDCLPLETGLSPGATTWSGLLAQFDGLFRRLVLILSSIEDTTPLLRIMISLLKVPGIQLKSMLDPFAKVLSYAIQNSTIKYNYLTDLCYLCHRGFIKDRDKHFFGRTIVFELIQAIKFKTTIPDSNFLLLLHFVLQDIGGSLPNTIALENIQTDISPIYNTNASESLKNQLSDVLDFLADFHTLSKVKSYSKGMQAGLNEDTLGGILKCGLAQFVALEITRGNNRENRAVARYLPWLYSAPSMIQQGAREYVDCIGHIRLLSWLLLGSLTHTSMYAGNNTHNNHGQSIPSAQPIPQEVSCHVADHVQVIFSGFPEQSKASVLHMSSLFHAFILCQLWTMYLEELSKNPSNNEGHITMNILLEFWGKITPCILQLVEYSKVLAEMVNLHFLSLLEALLECGSILLSKLLPLWSPILYSHHVQLPGHLQVRLQNCRDFPPNKMSEHFASSRRESNATLLRWLHRLQFKMGQIEMQSSTATQFYSI; this is encoded by the exons aTGGGGACTAGATTCGCAGCAT ttTCGTTGAAGCTGACTAGCCTTCACGACTATTATCAGAGACTTCTTCATGGCAGTCAACCTGTACCCTCCGGTCTCGACATGGCGAACAcgttgaaattcttttctcaaatGTTGTTGT cTCTGTTGAAAGAAGTGCGGGAGGCACCCCTCGAAATGGTGAAATCGCAAAAGTACGACGCGGAACGGATGGCCCTTTACCCCAACCTGGACTACAAACAGTTGTACAACGCCCTCACCCAGCTGATCGACGTCGTCTCCTCCATTCACGCAGGCCTCCAAG CGTTTGGCCAGGCATTGCTACAGTGCATCGCGTGCCTCCTACCATTTCTCGACCACGATTTAATCGACAACGTTGCCTATTTGACGGCCAGCTCGATCTCCGTGCTTCCCCTCGAACTTCACCAGGACATCGTCAATTATCTCTGTTTCTACATTCTTCCATTCACCATCA CAAGGAAAACTGAAGATGGAACGGAAAACGCGGCCAGTCAGTCGATAGCAGCCGTCATCATGATGATCTTTCAGTATTCTACTAATCCAG CGCACCATTGTCAATTATTGGAATGCCTGATGGCATTGAAGCCGGGCGTCGTCAAGGACATTCTATGCGTGGTCGCCTACGGCACAGCGCCCGCGAGAGCCTCGGCTGCCAAATTGCTCTTCTACTACTGGCCTTCGTTCAACCCCAACCTCTTCGACCGCAGGGCCGTCCTGGTCAAATTCGCGA ATGACTTGGCGCCGTTCGTGTGTCAAAGGGACTCCTGTCCGAACGCGGGCAGCGCAGAGGCGGGCAAAGTGTGCTACGATCATCGCATATCCATCACCTTCGCCTCCGAGACACCGCCGCCCATGTACCTTTGCATCGAGTGCGCCAACGAGATTCACAGATCTCATCCCAATCAAATGTTCTACGATATTTTGCACCCCATGCAACAAGTGTCAATGATATGCGAGAACAAG AATTGCAAAGCGACGGACAAATCGGCGATCAGCGTCTGTTTCTCGACCGAGTGCGCGAGTTACAACGGGAATCATCCGATCCGCTACTGCCACAAGTGTCACAACAATCGTCACGACAAGGGGCGAGGGGAGGACCACGTGTATCACACCGCGCTCCCGCACATCTCGAAACTGGACTCCCAGACGCAGACTTACATGGTCCAGGCGATCGTCAG CCTGCTTAAGGAAGCTGAACCGCTAAGTATGGATAGTAACCGAGACATCTCGGAAATAAGTACTAATAAGGACAGCGCAGGATTCCCAGGGAGCGGGAGCAGCGGCGGTGGTTCCGGGGGCAGCGGCGGCCAATTCGATTCGGCGACCCTCGAGGAGAGGCAGCTGCTAGGGAGATACGGTGTCTGGCTGTTGGTCGGGCTTTGCACCCCGAACCAGGAAACGTCGATCGAAATTCTCGGCCGTTTATTGTCAATGCTATTTCATTGGTTTCATGTTACTGCCTACTCTTTCGATGGTACTAAAAAAAGCCTTATGCACCTTATCTTTTCTGTTG gacAAGCGGAGAGCGCGTTGGAGAAACTGAAAACCGAATACGTGTGCGGATGGCTGTCAGAGGTGATGAAAACTCACTACGAGGTCTTCATCTCCTGCCTTCTTCCCCATCCAGCGGACTACGTCCGTGTAGGAGGGCACTG GGAGACGCTTGCCTCGAGGACGTCGCATCTGAAGGACGGATTGAATCGTCTGTTCTGCTTGGTTCCTTACGAGGTGATCACTCCAGACGTTTGGGACTACGTGATGCCACACTGGATGGAGGCGATGGTGAACGACGTGCCCGAGTACGAGCTTCACgagttaaaaatgattttatg CAAAATATTGGACAGAGACATGAGTCCTCTCGGCTTCGACGCTAAGAAAATGTACAATTTCGTGGCGAAACGATTTGTCAACACTTGCGCCAAGGTTCAAGAGCAAGCTCTGAATTGGCTGCAAACCTTGACTATGCTCGAGATCAGCATCCCCCTCTGTCAACTGTTCTCCATGTTCAGCGATGGGGTGGCCGTCATGGGCGCCATGAACTCCACGGAGTCTGAGCAGAAGCCGAGTAAAGGCACCAAGAAGGAGGATGACGAGGGAAACGCCATAT GTTCTGTGGTCGAAAACGAATCGGGGAAATCGACGCCATTGTCCGACGACGTGGTCCCAACACCGAGACACATGGAATTCACCACGAATGCCGAACTAAATCTGTCTTGTTGCATTCTCATGCTCGATATATTGTTGAAACag ATGGAGTTGCAGAACGTGGACAAGCACACAGGGATCAGTACGTGGGTATGCAAGGACGCGTGTCGTCTGATGAAGTCGATTCTCGCCTCCAATTGGAACAACTGTCACGTGTGCGCCACGAACAGCGAGTGCACCTATTGCGAGTCGAGCGTGATCTGGCATCAGTTGTGCCTCCAGCTTGTCACCTACATGGCACCGGAAAATCCCGCTTATCCGCCTGAC AAAATCGTGGACGAGTCGGCGGAAGAACACGGGAGGAAGAGTCCAGAGGCGTCGAGGAAAGGAGACTCGAAATCCGACGTGGTGATCAGTATGCCTGTACCGGAAATGCATTCGGTCGGTGGCGTTCTTGCCCACATGCCTCAG TTCTTCGAACAGATCATGACAGCCACAGTAGAGACAGTTTCGGAGCAGCTGGACCTCGCGGCTATCATGCCCACCGAGAAGGTTATGTCCGCTTTTGCACGTGCCGTCACCCTTTCCGAGACTGACGTAG CGACAGCGACCGTGAGCGTGGCCAAACCAAGAATAATAGGAGAGAATGACGAGCCATTAAATCTGAGTCCGGAAAACGAGACGGATGATTTCTGGCACACCTCTGTTGGAAAGTTTCGATTCAATATCGAGGATCTTCCCGAACAATTGCAGTATATTCATAAACTTTTGAAG GAGATCATGACGATCGACAAACCCGACATACTCTACTACATGCTCCAATGTTTAAACGTGATGTGCCTTTACGGCGATGCTTTCAACATGGCGGTGAAGGATCATCAAGGATTCTTCATATGGtgtcaagaaaatttattgataaaaaa TCTATGGGAACTTCTAAACGGCGAGCATTCTCACATAGCCCACGTCACAGTGCCATTGTTGCTCCATTGCGTGACTTTGCCTTGTGGAATAGATACCTTCTGGCGACTGATACAGGAAGAGTTCCACAATTCTGATTGGCGTATTCGTTTCGTGGCAG TCGAAAGAGTTACACTGATCGCAAGATTCATGGATTCTACTCCTCTGAGGAACGTCATCAGCCTCCAAGCTGCCCTAGCAAATGCATTCTGCTATCTAATCGCAAGTATGGACGACATAAATGTGTACGTTGCTCAGAGAGCCACCTTGTACCTTGGCACCATCCACGATACAGCTATGAGA TCCCTGATCCTCTGCTTGGAGACCCAATTCGATTCAGTGATAGTCGACCGGCCGATGGTTCTCCAATCATTGTACCAGTTGCACAACAGTCTCAGTGATAGACATATTTTGACTTGGGAATTTTTCCTCAATCGTTTCGACGCGCTCTTCCTCGAGGCGCAAATCAATTTGGAAAGATCTGGAGATATACCCTATCTACGCG ATCTCAGAAATACGGATTTGAACAGCGAAATCTTCATGAAGAAGTTGCACAGAGCGCAGGAGGCGTTGTCTCAGTCGGAAGGAAGCGGAACTAACTCCATAAAGACGTTGAGCGCGAGTTTCGGCACGAAATGGCCCTACAAACGCACCATGTCGGCGCCAGCGTCGATGATTCCTCGCCAAGATACTAAACAAG AAAAGGAGAAGGTGTACAGCCGGCAATACTCGGCGCCTATCCTGAAGCGCAAGAGCTCCAGATTCGGACTGGGTCAGTTGCTGGGGTCCACCCCACCTAATAACAGTATACCAG ATGGTCATGTTCATTCGTTAAACATGGTGGATGAAACTAGCGCGTTACCAGGATACACTCACAAAATTGTAGACTTGGAGGAAGCTGACAAAGAGACCATGCACTTATTGGTTTTTCTTTTGATGCAATTTCTCTCCAGACAGGATcag GCTTATCCAACGGATGAGAAACCTCTATCAAAAACGCAAGGAATCGTTCTACGTCATTTGTATCTTCTACTAGGCTACAACCAAACTGAACGCATTTTTCATACTTCTCCGCAACGATTaag AGTTTCACCTGTATTCAACGTCTTTATCGCCAATCTTCCTCAACTTCTGGACCAGAATCATGTAATGGGATGGATGATGACGCCTCCAGTTCTAGCCATACTTCAACATTGTCCTTGTCCTCCGCAAGGTGTGCCTCCATCCGATCATCAAACACCCACGTATAGCTTATGGTATCTCGAACCGCATAATAGACGCTCTTGGTTAATGTCTCTCCTCGTTATACTGTATAAG TGTCAATACGGTCAGCAACCATGGTGTAATCAATTGCAAGTGTTGATCAAAATCGTACTGAACACTTTAGATACGCAGCACCATCAATGCAAAAGAATTCCAGCTACCGTGGTAATGAGCGCTCCATCCAGATCACGTG aCGTATCGCAACCGTCTCTAGGTGTGGATCACGAGCTGATGACAATGGGAGATATGAACGCCGAGAGTCCTCCAATGAGAACTCCTATAGTATCGGTGCACCAAAGAAGTCCAGGACCAACGCATAGTCAGATGGAAACTCATTGGGAAGAAAGCACACCTACTTGTCGTTACATGAACAAACATTCCAG TGGTGGATCGCTCGGCGAGCTGGAGGAAACACCGATCGCTGTCACGAGAAGCATTTCGCTACACGGGTCTAGAATCACGACCGATATTTTGACGAAAACGGATTGGAACAATCAGAATGTTATCAAGAAGTCGGAAGGAATCAGCAGACCTACTTGGTTTCTTGGAAGCGAGGAAGAATCTCATCag AGTACGAAGATTGGACCTCAAAAGAAGTGGAGTGTGCACGAAGGAGTAAAGATGATGGTGACGAGTACTTTGTTAACTGGTCAAGCAGATCTACAAAGATACACTTCAAGAATCGAGAAAGTGACGGAAAGGGCGGAGAAAGGGATTCTGGATAAAGCGATCCCAGAGAAACCAGCGACAGAGAAAGCTGCTCAAGAAAGGAACGTCACTGTACAAATAGCTTTTAATGGAGACATTGCCTCCTCGAAACCTTTTGGATTATCCACTGCCCTTGCGACTACTTTACCTGCCCAAGTTCAAAA atatgatttttcgaaagaaaagatgCCTCCAACAGGCTCCAGTAATTCAGATTCACCGAATTCTAAGCAATTGGGTCGTCAGAAGCGCATAGAGCAGACAGTGACCATAGCCTCGCCTGTGTCACCAGGTCAAGTGGTTACGGTGACGAGCAGCGACCAATCGAGTTCTCCAGCGGTGAGCTCGATTTCGTCTCAGATCACGAGCACGGATAATGGACAACATCCGAGCTGGAACGAGCCTCCTCATCCTCTAACTGCACCGACTGTTGAGAGACTTTTGCCAATTGGCACCACTATTCGTCCGACtg GTCCAAGACCAGCTCAGAGAATTCTGCGTTGCGAAGACACTTACGGATCGCCTGAATCACCATTGTCCAAGATGGACGTGTTGACAGTCA GTTCTTCGTTCGATCAAGATAGTGAAACGTGCATATCTAGCGATATAACGAGTCCTCGAAGTATTTCGCAGCTGGAGTTTCCATTGCCTGAACGATTGTTACCAGTTGGTCCTCACAGAGACTTCACCGGTCTCGTCGAGCATGTTCGTCAGGTACTTGGTGTCCGAGAGATTGAAG ATTCCAACAAATACAATAACGGAAATAGCGGAAAAACTGATGGACAAGCACCGATAAAACAAGATAGCACAACATCTGAGAACATG TCAGCGTCTCTAGTTCCAACATCGAACGAGATACAATCGAGCAGATCGACGAGTCCAAGGAGATTGATCAAGCAGGTAGCTCTGGAATCGCCGCCTCCAGCGATAGAGTCCTCGGATTATCCTGTTCGAGCATTCGATCCCGATCGAAGAGGCAGAGCAAAGGATCACGTTCGTATTCAACGAGACAAGCGAAAGGATAGTATCACTGGCCACGATGGTCCGTTAACCAGGCGTGCAGAATCCTG GTCTGGTCCTCAATTGCAGCCTAATTTCGATATTGCCTCGCAACAGGCCTATCACGCTGATTTCAACTTGAAGCAAAGTTTATTTCGCATTGGAGACGATTGTATTTACGAGAG ATGTTCAGAGTGTGGAACGATAAAGGAGGAATATTCAGATGAGGAACTTGGTCTATGTATTATCAACCTGGGTACGTTCATCCATCGTGAACCATCCTTGGCAGCTCCACTTTTGCCAGAAATTTTACGTGTCGTCACAAA GGTGGCTCTCAATGCGATGTATCCTTGGCAAAGCGAGACCAACATGCATCTACCTGGTGGCGCAATCAGCGTGGCTCATCAGTTCCTCCGATGCGTACTTCATCAATTAGCGCCTAATGGTGTCTTCTTGCAAATGTTCCAAACTCATTTAAATG AAAATACGAGAATGCAATTCTTTAAGAGTGTTACTCAGGCTCTAGTCGACTTCAATGAATTGAATCCAATAGCACCTCTGCAATTATTGCTCGAG GCCCTAAATGCGAAAAAATCTCTGCCAATGGAACGCCTCCCGATAATACTATTCAACATAGCCTGTTATCTGGATTGTTTGCCCCTTGAAACGGGCTTGAGCCCAGGTGCAACAACCTGGAGCGGTCTTCTCGCGCAATTCGATGGCCTATTTCGTAGACTAGTGTTGATACTCTCATCCATCGAGGATACCACTCCGTTATTAAGGATCATGATTTCTTTATTGAAGGTTCCGGGCATCCAATTGAAG aGCATGCTGGATCCCTTTGCCAAGGTGTTAAGTTACGCCATCCAGAATTCcactataaaatacaattatctgACAGACCTGTGTTATCTTTGTCATCGAGGTTTCATCAAAGACAGGGACAAACATTTTTTTGGAAGAACCATCGTATTCGAGCTGATTCAAGCGATTAAATTCAAGACTACGATACCGGATTCCAATTTCCTCTTGCTCTTGCATTTCGTGCTTCAG GATATCGGGGGCTCGTTACCTAATACGATCGCGTTGGAGAATATCCAAACAGACATATCACCGATTTACAATACGAACGCTTCCGAATCCCTGAAGAATCAACTGTCGGATGTGCTTGATTTCTTGGCAGATTTTCACACTTTAAGTAAAGTGAAg AGCTATAGCAAGGGAATGCAGGCTGGCCTGAACGAGGATACTTTAGGTGGTATCCTGAAATGTGGTCTCGCGCAATTTGTAGCTTTAGAAATCACTAGAGGCAACAATAGAGAGAACAGAGCTGTAGCTCGCTATCTTCCTTGGCTCTACAGCGCTCCCTCTATGATACAACAAGG AGCTCGAGAATATGTGGATTGTATAGGTCATATCAGATTACTATCATGGTTGCTGTTGGGCTCCCTTACGCACACTTCGATGTACGCTGGCAATAATACGCATAACAACCATGGCCAGTCGATCCCATCTGCACAACCAATACCGCAAGAAGTATCTTGTCATGTCGCGGATCATGTGCAAGTTATATTTTCCGGATTCCCGGAACAATCTAAAGCATCAGTTTTACACATGTCCTCATTATTTCATGCTTTCATATTGTGTcag CTATGGACGATGTATTTGGAAGAATTATCAAAGAATCCATCGAATAACGAAGGCCATattacaatgaatattttattggaattcTGGGGCAAGATAACGCCTTGTATATTACAATTAGTTGAATATTCGAAAGTC ttAGCCGAAATGGTCAATTTGCATTTCTTAAGTTTACTCGAAGCTCTTCTAGAATGTGGATCTATTCTGTTAAGTAAATTATTACCTCTTTGGAGTCCCATACTATATTCGCATCATGTTCAG tTACCAGGACATTTGCAAGTTCGTTTACAAAATTGTCGAGATTTTCCTCCTAACAAAATGTCTGAGCATTTTGCTTCGTCTCGACGAGAATCTAATGCGACACTTTTACGATGGCTACATCGATTACAGTTCAAAATGGGGCAAATAGAGATGCAATCTTCTACAGCCacacaattttattctatttaa